One Ranitomeya imitator isolate aRanImi1 chromosome 1, aRanImi1.pri, whole genome shotgun sequence DNA window includes the following coding sequences:
- the BORCS8 gene encoding BLOC-1-related complex subunit 8 isoform X2 translates to MYVLANEPSVALYRLQEHVRRSLPELAQHKADMQNWEEQSQGSIYTVEYACSAVRSMTFSSVHFKSIDGLLKQAINLKHQMNTVQSRR, encoded by the exons ATGTATGTCCTCGCCAATGAGCCTTCTGTGGCTTTATATCGGCTTCAAGAACATGTCCGCAGGTCTCTTCCAGAGTTGGCTCAGCACAAG GCAGATATGCAGAATTGGGAAGAGCAAAGTCAAGGATCTATCTATACTGTGGAATACGCATGCAG TGCGGTTAGAAGTATGACGTTCAGCAGTGTGCACTTCAAGAGTATTGACGGCCTCCTGAAGCAAGCCATCAATCTCAAGCATCAAATGAATACGGTCCAGAGCCGTAGGTAG
- the LOC138657520 gene encoding uncharacterized protein, which produces MQNSPQAGSGAGEPATIRACALRSGKKKGALFKTPRSNNAARQRCRPQVPWTPQLEIQCPPPKITKDPRRPLVRVTVPEQDLGLLIRYYSLHWIPKVPQSSSDNQRRDSSFPVYSHALRPFNSTEDLYQDNARGSRLDNQYQQIQTHSAFLSGVLGVPSRLRISKCLLPQLRGKDVRILSDNTTTVAYLNRQGGSQEGSWNNKKHVIPVDQRVYQTGLFRE; this is translated from the exons atgcaaaactcgccacaa gccggatctggggcgggggagccagcgacgatccgcgcatgcgcattgcgcagcggAAAAAAAAAGGGCGCACTATTTAAAACGCCAAGAAGCAATAATGCGGCGAGGCAGAGATGTcgtccccaggtgccatggaccccacagctggagatccagtgccCCCCGCCAAAGATCACAAAGGATCCTCGGAGACCGCTCGTAAGGGTGAcggttccagaacaggatctcggccttctgatccggtactattcgcttcactgg attcCAAAGGtacctcagagtagcagtgacaatcaacgtcgagattcatcatttccagtatacagccatgcccttcggcctttcaacagcaccgaggatctttaccaagataatgctagag gatctaggctggataatcaataccaacaaatccagactcactccgctttcctgtcaggcgttcttggggttccatctagactccgtatctccaagtgtctcctgcctcag ctacgagggaaagacgtcagaatcctttccgacaacaccaccacagtggcgtatctaaacaggcaaggag ggtcacaagaagggtcatggaataacaaaaagcacgttatcccggtggatcagagagtctatcagactggcctattccgcgagtaa